AACTATTAGACAAAAAAATTAGGAGCATTTACAAACACCCCTAATTGATCATTAATCATTGAAATCTACATTCCAGGAAGATTCAAACCGCTGGTTAATTCTTCCATGCGCCCGCGCATCATCTCTGTAGACTGTTCATAGGCAGATTTCATAGCGGCGGTTACAGATGCAGAAAGAGCTTCTGCGCCCTGAGACATAGCATCAGGGGAAATTTCTACACGACGGGGTTCTTGATTACCACTCATAACTACTTTAACTAGTCCGTCTTCGCTAGTTCCTTCAATCTCTAGCTGTTCCAATTCATTTTGGAGTTGTTGCGCTCCCGCTTGGACTTCCTGCGCCTTTTTAAAAGCATCAGCAAGTTCTTTCATTTTTCCTAGTGGACCAAATCCTTTTCCTGCCATATCTATATCTAGTTGTTAGCTTTTATATTAGTGACTACGAAATTAACGAGAACAATAAGTTTAGCCTAGAAAGGAGAGATCTAAAATTCTCCAATTAGCTTAACCTCTGGCTCTAAAGATATTGAACAATGATATTCTACTTTTTCTTGAGCATAGCGAATTAATTCAAATATATCTTTGGCGGTTGCCGTACCGCAGTTAAGAAAAAAGTTGGCATGGCGATGAGCTATTTGAGCATCGCCAATTTTATAACCTTTCAAGCCAAGCTGTTCAATCAATTTTGCTGCTGCATGAGGTTGAGGATTACGGAAAACGCTACCACAGCTAGGCAAATGATAGGGCTGAGTTGTCTTGCGCTGTGTCCAATTTTGGTTAGAAAGCTC
This DNA window, taken from Pleurocapsa sp. FMAR1, encodes the following:
- a CDS encoding YbaB/EbfC family nucleoid-associated protein, whose amino-acid sequence is MAGKGFGPLGKMKELADAFKKAQEVQAGAQQLQNELEQLEIEGTSEDGLVKVVMSGNQEPRRVEISPDAMSQGAEALSASVTAAMKSAYEQSTEMMRGRMEELTSGLNLPGM